The Apium graveolens cultivar Ventura chromosome 6, ASM990537v1, whole genome shotgun sequence genome contains a region encoding:
- the LOC141668239 gene encoding large ribosomal subunit protein P1-like, with product MSIGELGCTYACLILSDDGIPVTSEKISTILKAANVTVESYWPSLFAKLAEKRSIDDLVMNVGAGGGGGAVAVTAQAGGGAAAEAKAPVEEKKEEPKEESDDDMGFSLFD from the exons ATGTCGATTGGAGAGCTTGGTTGCACTTACGCTTGTTTGATTCTCTCTGACGATGGTATACCTGTCACT TCGGAGAAGATATCTACGATATTGAAGGCAGCGAATGTTACTGTTGAATCCTACTGGCCTAGTTTGTTTGCCAAGTTAGCTGAGAAGAGGAGCATTGATGATCTCGTAATGAATGTTGGAGCTGGTGGTGGTGGCGGTGCTGTTGCCGTTACTGCTCAGGCTGGCGGTGGTGCTGCTGCCGAAGCTAAAGCCCCCGTCGAAGAAAAGAAG GAAGAACCAAAAGAAGAAAGTGACGACGATATGGGATTCAGCCTATTTGACTAG